In Populus alba chromosome 9, ASM523922v2, whole genome shotgun sequence, a genomic segment contains:
- the LOC118059066 gene encoding uncharacterized protein: MISTPAKDSKAASKKLDSCSPIPSRPTNPISRNSEINPMRRSFSGSPFSKPSIISNQVGGGFNPNTPVNSPSDYPRRNSISRDNIVVTLRDHEDKENGKDQTWKSVRIRSPAKGTKNFMSPTISAASKINASPKKKILADRNEQIRTSISFADAKSPFMEDLDSNPDKGLNQKKEVSFDSTVIYLADNNDSKSEKRVDLMVDSSAKDDLDLSSEKLTVEKDCVNLDSSFKINPRVSSSLPSPALAPLDADPSMPPYDPKTNYLSPRPQFLHYRPNPRVELYLNKERDGQSLDEIFASESSETEVSEAEDCHSDDLQKESDASLANEVKEEEESEELLLISERNPISTFVGEEKEELLVSEPNSISTSVEKAREKRVSKSHFFTRRKFDALLFVLTVGFLYASFSKSPVMDPSVLNNLTFPEPYVPPELSEYARQSFEALAHKVQLWLHQCICYTHNLINSFRGGHNLGSLQYANLTILVGDGIVDGQFAFDQSILGSKVVKYEEKVSAPISAAEVDIKLADEWDQPSTADEDIKEVAGDNNDGYFDGVPDPEEVSVPESEEVNLLPQSELTEPGKELIQESAETAANVVKLQSNIDLEDQSVLIPQTAEIQPEILNSMQCQGRDDYSSADIESPAAEGNFEILEGAATENPRSSEGVNLLPQSEVTGPGKSTQEAIQESAETAANVVKLQSNIDLEDQFVLIPQASEIQPEILISMQSQGRDDISSAGIESLVAEDNFEILEGAATENPRSSELVNTHSAQRMVGISLIVFSLLGTVFIYMKSRAPTAQNATFTADQVPITKKLDCCPLSVAAEHEDIAGESCSSEMSSFSLSYSKKGQKGKSEAPSYERKPRKSNHRRESMASSDYSVGSMGSPSYGSFTTFEKITSKHGNADEEVITPVRRSSRIRHQVTSP, from the exons ATGATCAGCACCCCGGCTAAAGATTCCAAGGCTGCAAGCAAGAAGTTGGATTCCTGCTCTCCAATACCAAGCAGACCAACAAATCCCATTTCAAGAAACTCAGAGATTAATCCAATGAGGAGAAGTTTCAGTGGAAGCCCATTTTCTAAACCTTCTATTATTTCCAATCAAGTAGGAGGAGGCTTTAACCCCAATACTCCTGTTAATAGCCCTTCAG ATTATCCGCGAAGAAACTCTATTAGCAGAGACAATATCGTAGTTACATTGCGTGATCACGAGGACAAAGAAAATGGTAAAGACCAGACTTGGAAATCAGTGAGAATTCGTTCACCAGCAAAGGGTACAAAGAATTTCATGTCTCCAACAATATCTGCAGCTTCAAAAATCAATGCATCTCCGAAAAAGAAAATCTTGGCTGATAGGAATGAGCAAATTCGCACTTCGATTTCATTTGCTGATGCAAAAAGCCCTTTCATGGAAGACTTGGACTCAAACCCTGACAAGGGTTTGAATCAGAAGAAGGAGGTCTCGTTTGATTCAACAGTCATTTACTTGGCGGACAATAATGATTCCAAAAGTGAGAAACGTGTTGATTTGATGGTAGATTCAAGTGCTAAAGATGATTTGGACTTATCATCAGAGAAACTAACTGTTGAGAAGGATTGTGTTAATCTTGATTCAAGTTTTAAGATTAATCCAAGGGTCTCTAGTTCATTGCCGAGTCCTGCTTTGGCACCTCTAGACGCAGATCCATCAATGCCTCCTTATGATCCTAAGACTAATTACCTCTCACCAAGGCCTCAATTTCTTCACTATAGGCCCAACCCGCGAGTTGAGCTTTATCTAAACAAGGAAAGAGATGGCCAATCACTTGATGAGATTTTTGCATCTGAATCCTCAGAAACTGAAGTTAGTGAAGCAGAAGACTGTCACTCTGATGATTTGCAGAAAGAATCGGATGCTTCTTTAGCCAATGAGgtgaaagaagaagaggaatcgGAAGAGCTGCTGCTAATATCTGAACGCAACCCCATTAGTACTTTTGTGGGGGAGGAGAAGGAAGAGCTGCTTGTATCTGAACCCAATTCCATTAGTACTTCTGTGGAGAAGGCTAGAGAGAAAAGGGTGTCTAAATCACATTTCTTTACAAGAAGAAAGTTCGATGCTTTGCTTTTTGTCCTGACTGTTGGATTTTTATATGCTTCGTTTTCTAAATCCCCAGTCATGGATCCTTCTGTGCTGAATAACTTGACCTTCCCTGAGCCGTATGTCCCACCTGAACTCTCAGAGTATGCCAGGCAAAGTTTTGAAGCTCTAGCTCATAAGGTCCAGCTTTGGCTACATCAGTGTATTTGTTACACACACAATCTGATTAACAGCTTCAGAGGTGGGCACAACCTGGGTTCCTTGCAGTATGCCAATTTGACCATTTTGGTTGGAGATGGCATAGTTGATGGCCAATTTGCATTTGACCAGAGCATTTTAGGATCAAAAGTTGTTAAGTACGAAGAGAAAGTTTCAGCGCCCATAAGTGCAGCAGAGGTAGACATTAAGCTAGCTGATGAATGGGATCAACCAAGTACAGCTGATGAGGACATTAAAGAAGTTGCAGGAGATAATAATGATGGGTATTTTGATGGTGTTCCAGATCCTGAAGAGGTTAGCGTTCCCGAGTCTGAAGAAGTAAATCTGCTCCCCCAATCTGAGTTGACTGAACCTGGTAAGGAGCTCATCCAAGAAAGTGCTGAAACCGCTGCTAACGTTGTGAAACTGCAAAGCAACATAGACCTTGAAGACCAGTCTGTACTGATCCCACAAACTGCTGAAATTCAACCAGAAATCTTGAATTCCATGCAATGTCAAGGCAGGGATGATTATAGTTCTGCAGATATTGAGTCCCCTGCAGCAGAGGGCAATTTTGAAATACTTGAAGGAGCTGCCACAGAAAATCCACGAAGTTCAGAAGGAGTAAATCTGCTCCCCCAATCTGAGGTGACTGGACCTGGTAAGTCAACACAAGAGGCCATCCAAGAAAGTGCTGAAACCGCTGCTAACGTTGTGAAGCTGCAAAGTAACATAGACCTTGAAGACCAGTTTGTACTGATCCCACAAGCTTCTGAAATTCAACCAGAAATCTTGATTTCCATGCAATCTCAAGGCAGAGATGACATTAGTTCTGCAGGTATTGAGTCCCTTGTAGCAGAGGACAATTTTGAAATACTTGAAGGAGCTGCCACAGAAAATCCACGAAGTTCAGAATTAGTGAACACACATTCAGCACAGAGAATGGTGGGGATTTCCTTGATTGTTTTCAGTCTACTTGGGACAGTCTTCATTTATATGAAAAGTCGAGCTCCCACAGCTCAAAACGCTACATTTACAGCGGATCAAGTGCCAATTACTAAGAAATTGGATTGTTGCCCACTGTCAGTTGCAGCAGAACATGAAGACATTGCTGGAGAGTCATGCTCATCAGAAATGAGCAGCTTCAGCTTGTCTTACAGCAAGAAAGGACAGAAGGGAAAAAGTGAAGCTCCAAGCTACGAGAGGAAGCCTAGGAAGAGCAATCACAGGAGAGAATCCATGGCTTCGTCAGACTATTCCGTCGGTTCCATGGGTTCGCCTTCTTACGGCAGCTTCACCACGTTTGAAAAGATCACAAGCAAGCAT ggaaATGCAGATGAAGAGGTGATCACTCCAGTTAGGCGCTCTAGCAGAATCAGACACCAAGTCACTTCTCCATGA
- the LOC118059000 gene encoding agamous-like MADS-box protein AGL62, with product MVNKKPSMGRQKIKIEKIPKKNHLQVTFSKRRAGLFKKASELCTLCGVDIAIVVFSPAHKAFSFGHPDVDSIMDRFLTRNPPPQSSGTHQLVEAHRNANVREHNMQLTQILNQLEAEKRHSEALNQMRKSSRSQCWWEAPVEELGLQELEQLRDALEELKRRLTKQTNKILIESSNSLPFLPVNGTGQIGNFETKPEICVASTLPHVNNFGYGHGIF from the coding sequence ATGGTGAACAAAAAGCCAAGCATGGGTCGCCAAAAGATTAAGATCGAGAAAATACCCAAGAAAAATCACCTGCAAGTCACCTTCTCCAAAAGACGTGCTGGTCTTTTCAAGAAGGCTAGTGAGCTTTGCACTCTCTGTGGTGTTGACATAGCAATTGTAGTTTTCTCTCCGGCTCACAAGGCCTTTTCATTTGGCCACCCCGATGTTGATTCTATCATGGATCGATTTCTCACACGAAACCCACCTCCTCAAAGCTCTGGAACTCACCAACTCGTCGAAGCGCATCGAAATGCTAACGTTCGTGAGCATAATATGCAGCTAACTCAGATTCTTAACCAGCTGGAGGCTGAAAAACGGCATTCTGAAGCACTAAACCAAATGAGAAAGAGTAGTAGAAGCCAGTGCTGGTGGGAAGCTCCTGTTGAAGAACTAGGGTTGCAGGAACTAGAACAATTGAGGGATGCTTTGGAGGAGTTAAAGAGGAGGTTAACAAAACAAACCAACAAAATCTTGATCGAGTCCTCTAATTCTTTGCCATTTTTGCCAGTAAATGGCACGGGACAGATCGGAAATTTTGAGACAAAACCTGAGATTTGTGTTGCCTCTACTCTCCCTCATGTCAACAATTTTGGTTATGGGCATGGGATTTTTTAA
- the LOC118059065 gene encoding aspartate--tRNA ligase, chloroplastic/mitochondrial, with protein sequence MTLLLRSFPLITLRATIPSSLPLFQNLLRYHFPKSLQAKRTRALVTLSASSSSPETILKPQPQQPNDTLRWVSRTNFCGQLSTNDVGTRVRLCGWVALHRVHGGLTFLNLRDHTGIVQVATSPDEFPDAHSIINDLRVEYVVVVEGVVRSRPVESVNKKLITGSIEVVAEHVQLLNAVKAKLPFLVTTADDAKDSVKEEIRLRYRCLDLRRQQMSSNIMLRHRVVKFIRRYLEDVQGFVEIETPILSRSTPEGARDYLVPSRIQPGTFYALPQSPQLFKQMLMVSGFDKYYQIARCFRDEDLRADRQPEFTQLDMELAFTTLEDMLRLNEDLIRKVFLEIKGVQLPNPFPRLTYAEAMSKYGSDRPDTRFDLHLKEVSDIFAESSFRVFADSLNSGGIIKVLCVPSGAKSYSNSALKKGDVYNEAIKSGAKGLPFLKVLDDGELEGISALASSLDSTNKEQLLSRCSAGPGDLILFAVGHHPSVHRTLDRLRLFIANQLGLIDHSRHSILWVTDFPMFEWNETEQRLEALHHPFTAPNPEDMEDLSSARALAYDMVYNGVEIGGGSLRIYKREVQQKVLEIVGISPEQAEAKFGYLLEALDMGAPPHGGIAFGLDRLAMLLAGATSIRDVIAFPKTTTAQCALTRTPSEVDPQQLRDLSFCIKQ encoded by the exons ATGACTCTTCTACTCCGATCCTTCCCTCTAATCACTCTCCGCGCCACCATACCctcctctcttcctctcttcCAAAATCTTCTCAGGTATCACTTCCCTAAGTCGCTTCAAGCAAAACGCACAAGAGCCCTCGTCACtctttctgcttcttcttcttcccctgaaACCATTCTCAAGCCACAGCCGCAACAACCTAACGATACCCTTCGCTGGGTCTCTCGTACCAACTTTTGTGGTCAATTATCGACCAATGATGTAGGCACACGTGTTCGTCTCTGTGGTTGGGTTGCTCTTCATAGAGTCCATGGTGGTCTCACCTTTCTCAATCTTAGAGACCACACTGGCATTGTTCAG gttgCGACTTCGCCTGATGAATTTCCTGATGCGCATTCGATTATAAATGATTTGAGAGTGGAGTATGTGGTTGTTGTTGAAGGGGTTGTTCGGTCTCGGCCTGTTGAGTCTGTCAATAAGAAACTGATAACTGGTTCTATTGAG GTTGTTGCGGAACATGTTCAATTGTTAAATGCAGTGAAAGCAAAGTTGCCCTTTTTAGTTACTACAGCAGATGATGCTAAGGATTCTGTTAAGGAGGAGATTCGTTTGAG ATATCGATGTCTTGACTTACGGCGGCAGCAAATGAGTTCTAACATCATGTTGAGGCATAGAGTGGTGAAATTCATTAGAAGATATCTAGAGGATGTGCAGGGTTTTGTGGAG ATTGAGACCCCCATACTTTCTAGATCTACTCCAGAAGGTGCCCGGGATTATTTGGTGCCCTCAAGAATTCAG CCAGGAACCTTCTATGCTTTACCCCAGAGTCCACAACTCTTTAAGCAAATGTTAATGGTATCCGGTTTTGACAAATATTATCAAATTGCAAG ATGCTTTAGAGATGAAGATCTAAGGGCAGATCGACAACCTGAGTTCACTCAGCTAGATATGGAGTTGGCGTTCACTACCTTGGAGGATATGCTGAGGCTCAATGAAGATCTTATCCGGAAG GTTTTTTTGGAGATTAAAGGTGTCCAGCTACCAAATCCATTCCCTAGGCTTACATATGCTGAAGCAATGAGTAAATATGGTTCAGACAGGCCAGACAcaagatttgatcttcatttgAAAGAA GTATCTGATATTTTTGCAGAGTCCTCTTTCAGGGTTTTTGCTGATAGCTTGAACAGTGGGGGTATTATTAAAGTACTATGTGTTCCTTCAGGTGCTAAAAGTTATTCAAACTCTGCTCTTAAGAAAGGTGATGTTTACAATGAAGCAATCAAATCTGGAGCAAAGGGTTTGCCCTTTCTAAAGGTCTTGGATGATG GGGAGCTTGAGGGAATTTCTGCACTAGCATCAAGCTTGGACTCAACAAATAAAGAGCAGTTGCTAAGTCGCTGCTCTGCAGGACCAGGGGATCTTATCTTGTTTGCAGTTGGTCATCATCCATCAGTTCATAGAACGCTCGATCGACTTAGGCTATTCATAGCCAATCAGCTGGGCTTGATAGATCAT TCCAGGCATTCGATTTTGTGGGTGACTGATTTCCCAATGTTTGAGTGGAATGAAACAGAGCAGAGGCTTGAG GCCTTGCATCATCCATTTACTGCTCCCAATCCAGAAGACATGGAAGACCTTTCCTCTGCTCGTGCCCTTGCTTATGACATGGTTTACAATGGGGTTGAG ATTGGCGGAGGAAGTTTGAGAATTTATAAACGTGAGGTCCAACAGAAGGTTTTGGAAATTGTTGGCATCTCCCCTGAACAG GCTGAAGCGAAGTTTGGGTATCTTCTGGAGGCTTTAGACATGGGCGCTCCTCCACATG GGGGGATTGCTTTTGGGCTGGACAGATTGGCTATGTTGTTGGCTGGGGCTACTTCCATCAGGGATGTCATAGCTTTCCCAAAGACAACAACTGCTCAGTGTGCCCTTACGAGGACACCATCAGAGGTGGATCCTCAACAGCTCAGAGATTTATCGTTCTGTATCAAGCAGTGA
- the LOC118059001 gene encoding agamous-like MADS-box protein AGL62, whose protein sequence is MARKSRGRQKVEMVKMLKESNLQVTFSKRRSGLFKKASELSTLCGAEIAIIVFSPGNRVFSFGHPGVETVIDRYFTRNPPQNSGTMQLIEAHRNATVRELNMQLTQVVNQFEIEKKRGEELSQMRKAGQSQCWWEAPVEELTLPQMELLKVSLEGLKMNVTKQAQKLLIENPGPPQFFASSSSGGIFPYDRKVGGFNPNMVLPQYDYNNPRGFF, encoded by the exons ATGGCGAGAAAGAGTAGAGGTCGCCAAAAGGTGGAGATGGTGAAAATGTTGAAGGAAAGCAATCTCCAAGTTACCTTTTCAAAACGCAGGTCCGGGCTTTTCAAAAAGGCTAGCGAGCTTTCCACTCTTTGTGGCGCCGAGATTGCCATCATCGTCTTTTCTCCAGGAAACAGGGTTTTTTCCTTTGGCCACCCTGGTGTTGAGACCGTCATTGATCGTTACTTCACTAGAAACCCTCCTCAAAACTCAGGTACCATGCAACTTATTGAAGCTCATCGCAATGCCACCGTCCGTGAACTGAATATGCAGCTCACCCAG GTGGTAAACCAGTTTGAGATAGAGAAAAAGCGAGGAGAAGAGCTCAGCCAAATGAGGAAGGCTGGCCAAAGTCAATGCTGGTGGGAGGCTCCCGTCGAGGAACTTACATTGCCTCAAATGGAGCTGTTGAAGGTATCTCTAGAGGGCCTAAAGATGAATGTGACGAAGCAAGCTCAAAAACTTCTAATCGAAAATCCAGGTCCTCCACAATTTTTTGCTTCAAGTTCCAGCGGAGGGATTTTCCCTTATGATCGAAAAGTTGGTGGTTTCAATCCAAATATGGTGTTGCCACAGTATGATTACAATAATCCACGTGGATTCTTTTGA